In the genome of Pseudanabaena mucicola str. Chao 1806, the window TGGCAATTAGGCACAATCCCCTATCCTGTTTTTGATGAATCTCTATTTGGTCAATATGCTAAGGAATACCTAGAAGGTAATCCCACTTGGGAAGGACATCCGCCACTGGGCAAATATTTCATTATGTTGGGGATTTTGCTGTTTGGAGAACATGAATTTGGCTATCGGATTTTTGGGGCAAGCTTTGGCTCCATTCTGCCTTTACTGATGATTGGCATGGTTTATCGTCTGACTTACCAACGCAATTTAGCCCTTTTGTCAGGATTCTTTTTATTAAGCGATGGATTGTTTTTAGTTGAGTCGCGCTTCGCTCTCATTAATGTTTTTTTAGTTTCCTTTGGTTTGGCATCACAAATATTTTTGTTGGCAGGATTGGGTCAGAGAGGGAAATTACGCACATTTTTACTCTGTTGTGCAGGGCTTATGCTAGGTGCAACTGCTTCTGTAAAGTGGAATGGGCTAGGATTTAGTCTCTTGCTATTTTTAGTAGTCCTGTGGGTATGGGCGATCGCAAAGTTCTTTCCCAAAAAACTTTCGCGGTTAGGTATCCTTGCCGAAATCACAAAATTGCATTGGTGGCAATATCTCCTGTGTTTTGGAGTCATGCCGATCGCCTTCTATTCAGTACAGTGGATTCCTCTATTTATGCTAAATCCTGGAGGCATAGAGCCAGAAAGTGGTTTTGGAGCAATTCATTCCTTTTGGCTATCTTTTGTGAGAGTCCATGAACATATTCTTTGGTGGCATTCTACCGATGTGATGATGAATAATGATCCAGAGCATCCCTCCCATCCTTACTGTTCATTAGCATTTTCTTGGGCAGTTTTGGCAAGACCTGTTGGCTACTACTTTCAAGAGCGTGATGGATATTTCACAGTAGTTCAAGGGCTTGGCAACCCCCTTTTGTGGTGGCTCTCAACTTTGACCATAGTTGGTATCAGCATTGCTTCAGTTTTGCCAAAATTGCGACAATTCGCAAATATTGGGATTACCAATTATTTGCTGTTAGGATATTTCTCGAATTATGTACCTTGGCTAATAGTCAAGCGATGCCTATTTGTCTATCACTATATGTCTTCAGCGATGTTTAGCTTTGTGGCTTTAGCATGGCTAGTCTGTCAAATCTTTACCCAAAAAGGACTAATCCGCTATCTCGGTTATGGCATTATTGCCACCGTGATCATCAGCCAACTCTTCTTTATGCCAATTTGGTTAGGACTTCCCATTCTTCCTGAAGATTTCTATCATCGCATTTGGTTTATGCCACACAGTTTGCCAGGTTTTAACTGGATTTGAGCCGATTCTCGACAGGATTGCTTCAGTTGCCAACATTCCCAAAACATCTTGAGAATAACTTTGATATTTGCACCTGTAGCGACACCAAATTTGCGGGGGAAGTGCTGCACGGGTAACTCGATAATTGGTGCAATATTTGGTAATTGCTGCAATCTCATAAGAAACTCAGCGCTAAATAAAGCCCCGTCGGATGTGATTGGTTTCACGGATTGGTAAATGGTGCGAGGAAATAGTTTAAAGGCGCAGTCAATATCTCTAACCTTAAGTCCCAGTACCCATTGAATGAACTGGTGATATAGCCAAGCATTAAGCGATCGCAAAAATGCATCAGCACGTTTTGCCCGATAGCCAATCACGATCTGTGAATTGGGTTGAGAGTTGCCGATATATGGCATAAACCGATCTAGATCGCTAATGTCAAACTGTCCATCGCCATCGGTCAAGAAAATATATTCATGGAGCGCACGATCAAATCCACTGCGTAAAGCAGCGCCATAACCGAGATTTTGAGGATGATTAATCAGACGAATCTGAGGGTTTTGCTTAGCAAGATCACTCACGATCGCAGGGGTGGCATCGCTAGAGCCGTCATTCACGACAATAATCTCATAGCAAATCTGGCGATCGCTTAAGTAGTTCACTGCCGAGGCGATCACCTGACCAATATTTTCGGCTTCGTTATAGGCAGGAAATACTACAGATATAGATAGAGAAGGTTTCATGATGACGACTCACGGTGAAGAAAGCGAATGGCTTAAGGAATGACAGCAGGTGCTGATGCTAATGGTTGTGGACGAAATGTGTAGGATAAAATCACTAAAAACAAAATCACATTGACGGCACTCACTGTATAGACTACGCTTTGCAACCACATTTCGGGAATTGCATAAAACAAGTCTTCATAGTTGTATCGCAAGTAGGCATAGCCCACATTTGCTGCGCCCGTAATTGTCAAGCCCCAATAGATCCACTTAATCGCAGGAATTAAGGCGATCGCGATCACCAAAAAGCCAAGACCATAAAGCATATAGCGCTCATGCATTCTTGTCGGCAACATAAAAAATCCGAACAGCATGATGGAGATCGCGATGATTTGAGCCGTAAATCTTGGAGTCGTAGAATCGGACGCAGTAAAGTGATGTTGCTGATAGAGAAATACACCCAACCAGATCAGGAGTATGCCCAAAAATATCAAACCAATTACCTTATAGCTAATTCCCAAAAATGTCGTATAGTCCCTGATCCAATTTGCCCAGCCCCAAAAATTAAAAGCATTCACCGAAGCAAAACTATAGTAATCGGCAGTCCCCTTGAGGAGTTTATATAGCGAAAAAAATGGTTTGCTAATATTGATTGTTTCGGGAGAGCCAATTCCGTAAAAGGGCAAAATGATTAACCAAATTAGTCCTAGTCCACCACCAGCGATCGCCGTCCATTTCCACCAAACTTGCCGAAACCATTGCGAAAGTACTAAGAATGGTGCAAAGAAAAGCCCTTGCGGTTTGATGATGATCATTACCGCAATTAATAAACCCGACCTAATCACGTAATTTTGTTGAATCAGATAAAAAGCTAATAACATCAAAAAATTCATCAAGCCATCCACCTGTCCCCAAACTCCTGACACAAATAACATCAAGGGATTAAAAGCATAAAGCAGACCGAGCTTATGAGCCGTAGCTTCAGTGGTATGTGGTTTTAAGATCTCGGTGATCAATAAAGCGGAGCCAATATCTGCCAATACGGGCGGTAATTTAATCAGCACCATCAACAGCAAGCCATCGGTATGACTAAAATTTGGGTCAAAAAACTGGAAAATTTTGCCGATCATCCATAACACATAAAGATAGGTGGGCGGATAGTCGCAGTTGGTGGAGTAATTATAGAAATTAGCAAATCCCTGCTGCACCATAGTGATCGCCCAATCCTTATAAAGATTCATATCTACCCAAAAGGCGATCGGTAAGCTGATTAAGAAGAGGTGTAAGGCTAGGGCGATCGCTAATCCTAGATAAAATCTTGGTACATCTAGTTTGAGAGTGGGGGTAGACATGTTGGTCATTGGTGGCTCAGAAAGCTAATCATCTTGGCACTAGACAAGTAATATAGCAAACCCCTCAAGAGAAAGGCGGCGCATCGCGCCGCCTTTCTCTTGATTTCAAGAGCGTCTCAATGGGAAACCTCATTCACAAAACAAAATATTTGCAATTTTTACAACTTGCTTGGGTAATATATTTCAGTCAGGTTGGTAGAAACTTTTATGTCCGACTCTAAGCAAAGCCGCAAACTCAATCGTTTTTTTGCCGAATTTCTCGCCAAGATTAGAAAATGGTTAAATAAAATCGGTAGCCCAATTCGGATTAGTCGTCGCTTTATCCGCCTTTTACTCAATGGTAGTAGTGGCAAAAAACGCAAAGCGGGCGGTTTCATCTTACCAACTGTGACCATGGTGACTCTAGTTACCACTTTGCTGGTGGTATCGACAGTGGCGCGATCAACAGATCGCGCTCGCGAAGCATCAAACACTAGAGTCGAACAAGTTTATCGCAGCGCTAATACCGCCATTCTCGATCGCGCCAGAGCAAAAATTAGCGCCCTCCTCGAAGATCCCACACTCCCTGGCGGTACTCCACCTGAGTCTTCACTCTATCAGGCAATTACTCAGGACAAAGGTAACTACACCTTTGCCGATGAAGTGCGTCTGCAACTTGCCGACCCCGCAGCAAATGCATCTAGTACTGCGGTTGACTGGTTCCCATTGGGTACATCTCTCCTTTCTAACAATGATGTTGTCAGTACTGCTTGGAAATTTCCAGTTGACACCGATGCCAATGGCAAATTTGACTCCTTCGCTATTTACAGCATTCTCTTCCGTTCCACACCACGCAATTTAGCCACTAACCTCAATACTCGAGCAGTAAGCCCGATCGAAGTTCGTACACCGCCAATGGATAATGGGGTTGTAAGTGGTGCTTGTGTAAATGCTGCTAGTACTGGTGCTAGTACGACAGAGGGTTGGGTAACGACATCGGATAACATTCTCAAAAAGAGTTTCTTTGTATATGCACTGACTGTTCCTATTACCACACCACTTAATGATCCTAGTAGCCCTTTAACTACCGCCGAACAAACTAGTGGTAACTTTGAAGTCTATAGTGGTAATCCCTCTTTTAGCGCTCTGGAATTACAACAAGACCGTGGGCGAACGCCACAAAACAATAATGCGGTCTGGTTTGAAGGTGACTTAGAACTCTCACGTCCTGCTGCCTTTGATTTAAATGGTAGAATCTACACCTCTGGAAACTTGATGCTAGGATCTGGTGGCGCACCAATTAGGCTATTTCAGGTTAGTAGCCCCAACTCCTGCTATTACAAAGAAGACAATAGTAAAATCCTAGTAGCTGGTAACGTCGTTGAAGGTGATGCTCTAGCAGTTGACGGCTCCCTCAGTGATAGTGCTGCTAATGGCAATAATGCCACGGTAGCAGTACACTTGTTCCGAGGAGTGGGGGTAGATCCTGCTAATGGTTTCGGTCCGAGTACAGTTATTGGTGGTCCTGGTTCGAATACTGGAGATGGCATCGGACAATTCAAATTAATTAATAACACAACGCAGAGTCTTGCGGATAATGACTCGAATCGTGGGCGTGATGTTGCTTTTAATGACTTTGCTTTTAATGTCCGTGTAAATGCTCTAGTTAATCTGGCTGATGCGACCTTTTCTGCAACCAATGATGTTGTTAATCCTACTCCACCCATCACAGACCAAAGTGTTCTAACTAACGATCCTCGCTCTGTCAAGTTAGATATTGTTTCTCGTATTAAGGACGAAGGTTTAACTACGCAGGCTGACTTTAGGGCGGCGCGACTAAAAGCTCTGGATGCCTATTTCAGACTAAGGCTTCGTAAAGTTCCTTTTCGAGAAGTGCCATATGGAGCTGACAATACTGTGATTTATGGCTTAATCACACCAGCTATTACTGACATTGCAACACCCAGTGGTAATGAATGGCAGCCTCCACTGGAATGGATGATTCCGGCTTATTCCAATACCACTCCGATTACCTCTGGATCAACAGCAGATATTCTAGCTGGTAAGGCTTTACGTCAAGGCACTTCTGGTACAGTGCCAACCACTCTTCCAACCGCTGTCAACAAAATTGGAGACTTGACCTTAAATACGGCTGCATCAATTGCTGCTCTTCCAGCTACCAAGCCCGAAGATCAGAAGGTAACCTTTGAGCAGTTCTTAGGCGATCGCGTTTTAGTGGGGAATAACCTACCAGCCCTATGGCTCAAAAATGAAGTTACTACCAATCGCTACGTTTCAAACACCGAGCCTTACAATCTCTCGACTGACAGTTCCATCTTTTGGAATGGAACTGAAACTGCGGCAGCTATTCCCAACTCTGCTCGCTATCGTTTTACTCAAGCTAGTTCACTTAAGTCTTTGGGGGTATCAGATCGTGGTGGTTTCTGGGAACTCAATGCTGCTGATGACCCTGGGGTTGATGCTAATGGTGGATCTACTCCTACCGCAGTGCCAGTTAGTGGTGGACTGAGAGTAGTTACTAGTGCTGGCGTATACAGCCGCATACCAACTCAAACATTTTTGCCTGCGCCACCTGCTCTTCTCGATAATCCTATTACTTCTAATGACACCACTTCCTCTTCACCTG includes:
- a CDS encoding glycosyltransferase family 2 protein; translated protein: MKPSLSISVVFPAYNEAENIGQVIASAVNYLSDRQICYEIIVVNDGSSDATPAIVSDLAKQNPQIRLINHPQNLGYGAALRSGFDRALHEYIFLTDGDGQFDISDLDRFMPYIGNSQPNSQIVIGYRAKRADAFLRSLNAWLYHQFIQWVLGLKVRDIDCAFKLFPRTIYQSVKPITSDGALFSAEFLMRLQQLPNIAPIIELPVQHFPRKFGVATGANIKVILKMFWECWQLKQSCRESAQIQLKPGKLCGINQMR
- a CDS encoding glycosyltransferase 87 family protein, translating into MTNMSTPTLKLDVPRFYLGLAIALALHLFLISLPIAFWVDMNLYKDWAITMVQQGFANFYNYSTNCDYPPTYLYVLWMIGKIFQFFDPNFSHTDGLLLMVLIKLPPVLADIGSALLITEILKPHTTEATAHKLGLLYAFNPLMLFVSGVWGQVDGLMNFLMLLAFYLIQQNYVIRSGLLIAVMIIIKPQGLFFAPFLVLSQWFRQVWWKWTAIAGGGLGLIWLIILPFYGIGSPETINISKPFFSLYKLLKGTADYYSFASVNAFNFWGWANWIRDYTTFLGISYKVIGLIFLGILLIWLGVFLYQQHHFTASDSTTPRFTAQIIAISIMLFGFFMLPTRMHERYMLYGLGFLVIAIALIPAIKWIYWGLTITGAANVGYAYLRYNYEDLFYAIPEMWLQSVVYTVSAVNVILFLVILSYTFRPQPLASAPAVIP
- a CDS encoding phospholipid carrier-dependent glycosyltransferase encodes the protein MPNLDNILNQNVDSLDQSRSLRWDWYLVAGSLGIFALALFLHFWQLGTIPYPVFDESLFGQYAKEYLEGNPTWEGHPPLGKYFIMLGILLFGEHEFGYRIFGASFGSILPLLMIGMVYRLTYQRNLALLSGFFLLSDGLFLVESRFALINVFLVSFGLASQIFLLAGLGQRGKLRTFLLCCAGLMLGATASVKWNGLGFSLLLFLVVLWVWAIAKFFPKKLSRLGILAEITKLHWWQYLLCFGVMPIAFYSVQWIPLFMLNPGGIEPESGFGAIHSFWLSFVRVHEHILWWHSTDVMMNNDPEHPSHPYCSLAFSWAVLARPVGYYFQERDGYFTVVQGLGNPLLWWLSTLTIVGISIASVLPKLRQFANIGITNYLLLGYFSNYVPWLIVKRCLFVYHYMSSAMFSFVALAWLVCQIFTQKGLIRYLGYGIIATVIISQLFFMPIWLGLPILPEDFYHRIWFMPHSLPGFNWI